A single genomic interval of Lactococcus sp. S-13 harbors:
- a CDS encoding basic amino acid/polyamine antiporter, which yields MENKNEKGIGLFALVAIIISGAIGGGVFNLANDLASGATPGGVVVSWLFIGFGMLMLVLSFNRLIRLKPTLSGVSDYAREGFGDFVGFLSGWGYWISAWTGTIGFAVLMMTSADYFFPGKFAESNGSLTILSVIIVSVISWILMILVDRGVETAAIVNAIVMVAKLIPLVVFAITGLVLFKAGVFSEHFWQTFTTNFAADGSIKGFVWHAMSGSGLLDQIKGSLMVMVWVFVGIEGAAMMGNRAKKKSDTAKATIIGLSVLLVIYILLSLLPYGYMDQATLANVKAPGLVYILNDMVGGWGGTLMAVGLIVSLLGAWLSWTMLPVEATQQLAEQKLLPEWFGKLNKYHSPSNSLMITQIMIQIFIIITYFVANAYNVFIYMATAVIMICYALVGAYLWKLGVEQKSIGNILIGFFTFAFQALALYLSGWQYVWLAMILYTVGFVLFARAKKENGQKVSKKEGGAMLLITLLALLALAVLIHGGNAGSALDLRSLLGF from the coding sequence ATGGAAAATAAGAACGAAAAAGGAATAGGCCTTTTTGCACTCGTTGCGATTATTATTTCAGGAGCAATCGGTGGGGGAGTATTTAATCTCGCTAATGACTTAGCAAGTGGAGCAACTCCCGGCGGTGTTGTTGTTTCTTGGCTCTTTATTGGTTTTGGAATGTTGATGTTGGTTTTGAGTTTTAATCGTTTGATTCGATTGAAGCCGACATTATCTGGAGTATCTGACTATGCACGAGAAGGTTTTGGAGACTTTGTCGGATTCTTGTCGGGCTGGGGTTATTGGATTTCAGCGTGGACAGGAACAATCGGCTTTGCAGTTCTGATGATGACCTCTGCGGACTATTTCTTTCCCGGAAAATTTGCTGAATCAAATGGCTCGCTAACGATTCTCTCTGTAATTATTGTCTCTGTAATTTCTTGGATTTTGATGATTTTGGTTGACCGTGGTGTTGAAACGGCAGCAATTGTTAATGCGATTGTCATGGTTGCCAAGTTGATTCCTTTGGTTGTGTTTGCTATTACGGGACTTGTTTTATTTAAAGCAGGAGTTTTCAGCGAGCATTTCTGGCAGACTTTTACGACAAATTTTGCGGCGGACGGTTCAATCAAAGGTTTTGTTTGGCACGCCATGTCTGGAAGTGGGTTGCTTGATCAAATTAAAGGATCTTTGATGGTTATGGTTTGGGTCTTTGTCGGTATCGAAGGTGCTGCAATGATGGGAAATCGAGCTAAGAAAAAATCAGATACAGCTAAAGCAACAATCATTGGACTTTCTGTACTACTTGTTATCTATATTCTTTTATCTTTGCTTCCATATGGTTATATGGATCAAGCGACATTGGCAAATGTTAAAGCGCCAGGTCTGGTCTATATTTTGAATGATATGGTCGGCGGCTGGGGTGGAACTCTGATGGCTGTCGGTTTGATTGTTTCATTATTGGGTGCTTGGCTTTCTTGGACGATGCTTCCTGTTGAGGCGACTCAACAACTGGCAGAACAAAAACTCTTGCCAGAATGGTTTGGAAAACTTAATAAGTATCATTCACCAAGTAATTCATTGATGATTACTCAAATTATGATTCAAATCTTTATCATTATTACTTATTTTGTGGCGAATGCTTATAATGTCTTCATTTACATGGCGACTGCTGTTATCATGATTTGCTATGCTTTGGTTGGAGCTTACCTGTGGAAACTGGGCGTTGAACAAAAGTCAATAGGGAATATCTTGATTGGTTTCTTTACATTTGCTTTTCAAGCTTTAGCACTCTACCTTTCAGGTTGGCAATATGTTTGGTTGGCGATGATTTTATATACGGTTGGTTTTGTTTTATTTGCACGGGCCAAAAAGGAAAATGGCCAAAAAGTCAGCAAGAAAGAAGGAGGAGCGATGTTGCTTATAACGCTTCTAGCTCTTTTGGCGCTTGCTGTATTGATACATGGTGGAAATGCAGGTTCTGCCCTTGATCTTCGTAGTTTACTAGGGTTCTAA
- a CDS encoding aminotransferase gives MELTQFGCEDWLNVWEKSAKIDIAQSTIDSLTLEEILAFEDDGGKAFMENLMKEKFSYGWIEGSPAFKSEVAKLYTRVPEDNILSTNGATGANFMAILGLIGQGDHVIAQYPSYQQLYDWPKTLGAQVDYWEIREENNWLPELSELRRLVKPSTKLICLNNAAQPTGAIMSPKFLAEVVEIARSVDAYILCDEVYLPLDETTDYRPIADMYEKGISTNSISKTYSVPGIRVGWVATQNRELCDEFRKIRDYTLICTGVFDDAVAALVLKHKDKVLARARKIVKKNLAILKEWVENEPLVSMVFPHDVSVSFVKFEQLDPAQTEDFAIQLLKEKGVLIIPGNRFALPGYARIGYCTDESTLRQGLQALSDFLRVYQA, from the coding sequence ATGGAACTTACACAATTTGGATGTGAAGATTGGCTTAATGTCTGGGAAAAATCAGCGAAGATAGATATTGCTCAATCAACGATTGATTCACTAACCTTAGAAGAGATTTTAGCATTTGAAGATGACGGCGGCAAAGCTTTCATGGAAAACCTGATGAAAGAAAAATTCAGCTATGGCTGGATTGAAGGCTCGCCCGCTTTCAAATCAGAAGTTGCAAAGCTTTACACTAGAGTCCCTGAAGACAATATCCTATCTACTAATGGGGCGACTGGTGCCAATTTTATGGCCATTTTGGGTTTGATTGGTCAGGGTGATCATGTTATTGCTCAATATCCTTCTTACCAACAACTCTATGATTGGCCAAAAACTTTAGGAGCACAGGTAGATTATTGGGAAATTCGTGAAGAAAACAATTGGTTACCGGAACTTTCAGAGTTGCGCCGCTTGGTTAAGCCTAGTACAAAGCTCATCTGTTTGAATAATGCAGCTCAGCCCACAGGAGCGATTATGAGTCCGAAATTTCTGGCTGAAGTTGTGGAAATTGCTCGGAGTGTTGATGCATATATCTTGTGTGATGAAGTCTACTTACCACTTGATGAAACGACAGACTATCGTCCAATTGCTGATATGTACGAAAAGGGAATTTCAACCAACTCCATTTCTAAAACTTACTCTGTCCCAGGCATTCGAGTGGGTTGGGTTGCAACGCAAAATCGAGAACTTTGCGATGAATTTAGAAAAATTCGGGATTATACCTTAATTTGCACAGGGGTCTTTGATGATGCTGTAGCGGCTTTGGTCTTGAAACACAAAGATAAAGTGCTTGCGCGTGCTCGCAAAATTGTCAAAAAGAATCTAGCGATTTTGAAGGAATGGGTGGAAAATGAACCGCTGGTTTCTATGGTCTTCCCTCATGATGTTTCCGTGAGCTTTGTAAAATTTGAGCAATTGGATCCAGCGCAAACAGAAGATTTTGCTATCCAACTTTTGAAAGAAAAAGGTGTTTTGATTATTCCGGGAAATCGCTTTGCATTACCGGGTTATGCTCGGATTGGTTATTGTACGGATGAAAGCACGCTACGTCAAGGTTTGCAGGCCTTGTCGGATTTCTTGCGAGTATATCAAGCTTAA